The Actinomyces viscosus genome segment AAGACCTCGTCAGCACCACCGAGCCCGTCCAGGCCCACTGCCTTCCAAGCCGCTTCCAGCGTCTCCAGGAGCACTCCCATCCGGTTGGAGGTGATCGGCGCTACGCGCCCGGCCCCAGCCAGCGCCTGCGGTCCCTTTCCCCCGACGTCCGCACCGTTCAGGCCCGGCAGGTCAAGGCCGAGCTGGCCAGCGTTGAGACGCTGCCTGGCGACCTCCTTAAGCGCCGCCAGCTCAGCATCGTCATGGGCTGAGCCGATGTGCTCGATGCTGCGGGCTCCTTTGCGGGAGGAGTACACGATCTGCACCGCACGGGCCCCCGACGCCGTCCTGACCGCGCGAACGTACGGACTCATACCCCCACGTTAGTGCGCACCCCCACCCACGCAACCCGCACAATCCCAACCACAACCACACCCCCAGCGACCCAACCACCCCGCAATGAGCCAAGTCAGGTCCCGGAGATCAACCTTGGTAGGGAGCAAAAAGCCGGGGGCTGGCTCTATCGAGTGAACATCATCCTTGACCCTGGACTCTCACTGTGCACAGTATTCAACCCGCGCCCACACAACTAAGTCGTATGGCGACACAGGGCCACGGGGATTGGAGCCACAGCGACCCTCACCTCACATCAACAATCCCATCAAGGATGGAAGGATTCACCGGGATCCAGATTGACGTTGATGTGGAGTGTACTTGTTGACCCGCCACTCTTAGTCTTGTCAGGCGGCGCGGTGGACGGTGGAGTGACAGAAAAGAGGGTGACGGTACCCAACCCATCGATGTGGACGCTTTTACCTAGAGGTAGATCGTACTTGACCGACTCTCCCCCGATGGGTATCCAGCGCACCGAGCCGACCCACCGATTGTTCTCGACGTGCATGCCGGCGGATTCGAGTATCCCCTTATCGGTATTTTCAGACGGGAGCGACCCACCAAGAGTAATGACTTCACCCCTCTCAACTCCAGACGGAAGGGGGGTGCTCTTAAGTGGCGAGGGAGGTTTCTCGGTTGCTTGAGAGCCGCCGACCGCACCCATGTGAGTCGACCACACCCAGCCACCTACCCCTGCTGCCGTCGCAACAACAACGACAGCGACAACCACCCACAGCAGGATTTTAGCTACCCCACCCCCGCTCGATTGATTTCCGAAGTTTTGTGGAACGGTATTTCCGGAGACGTAGACTCCCGCCACACCGCTCCCATGTCTCTCCTCCGTCATGCTTCCCTCTTTCCTGGAACTTCAGACGTCAGGGAACCTGACCGATGATGGTGTGCTCGAAGTACTTCTCGTAATCCTCCCGAGTGATTCTTATGAGGCCACCATCTTCACTACCGCCGGAGGCGTGGTTCTCTCCCCAGGGGTTACGCAAGGTGACATAGTTGTCATCAATGTCGACAACCGTATACGCATGACTACTTGGATCTGTTTTCGGGTCATGGTCGTAGTCACCTCCAACGATTCGATAGTCACCCTCCTTATCAGGCGCCTTACCGTTGCTGCCAGGGTTCTCGGTGTCGATCTTGCCGTCACCGTTAGTGTCGCTGGCCGCTTCGACCGTGTCGCCGCGACTGAAGTCCCCTCCGGATGTCGACCCGACCACAACTTCTCCTTCCTTAACAGCCTGCTCCATATTTTCCCAGTCCTTAGAACTGTACTTGTGAAGAGGGATATTACCGCCAAGGACAGGTATCTCCATGGTGCCGATGACGCGAGTATCTGCGTCCGCAACAGCCTCCATACCGTCCTCTCCAGGGGTCCCACCATCGTCGAGATCGCGATACCCGAAGTACTTTCCGTAGGCGCGCTCGTAGAGGCTCATGAGGGTTGGTCTGCCCTGAGAGTCTTTACTGCCGTCGGAGTAGTAGTCGTTTACCTCGACGTAGACGGGTTTACCGTTGTCGTAGAGGGTGACGACGAAGCAGTTCTTGGCCTTATCCCACCTGACGTGGTCACGCAGGAGCTGCTGGCCCTCCTCGGTCTGGGAGTAGCCCTGGAGGCTGGCGAGCAGGTAGCAGTCACCAATGCCGCCTTGGTTGGCGTCCTTGTCCCAGTCGGCGTTGCCGTCGGCCTGTTCCCGCAACCGCCTAATATCCTCATCCGAAAACGGACGAGTTTCAAGCAAGGTTGACCAGAGTTGCATAGTCCAGTCCAAGGGCCCTTTGATGTGCCCTTTTGGGGCTCCCGCTTTGGCTGTCGTTCCGCTGTTGCGGCTTTGGGTGCTGGTGCTGGTGGTCAGTGAGGTGGCGGTGTGGGTGGCGGCTGTGTCGATGGTGGTCAGGAGGTTGTTGAAGGCGCTGGTGATGGTGGTGGCCAGGGCGTTGCAGGCCGGTGCGGTCGCGGGGCTGGCGATAGCGGTGACCAGTAGGCGGGCTGCCTGGAGGCGCAGCTCGGCGGCCATCGCGTGGGCTCGCTCCAGCACCCCGGCGTAGGTGTCCAGCACCCCGGCGCCGCGGTCCAGCTCCCCGACCGTGGCGCCAAGTCCGCCGGCTAGGGATGCGGCGGCAGCGGCAAAGGCCTGCGCACTGGCTCCCTGCCATGACGGTGTCGCCGCCTTGGCGGAGCTCATCAGGCTCGCGCCCTCGGTCACGGTGGCTCCTGACCGGCGCCACGAGGCGGCCAGCGACCGCACCCCGCCGGGGGAGCCGGGAACCTGCGTACCGATCACCCTCGTCAGGCCGGCCAGCCCCGCACTCACCGCCCCGGCGCTCACCGGCCTGCCCCCAGACCGTGGGCCCCGCGTCCGGTCCCGGCCTTGGCTCCGGCGCCCAGGCCCGCCCCGCCGGTGGGGGTCAGCAGGCCGCGGGCGCCGCTGGCTGAGGACTCGTCGGCCTCGGCCAGGCTGGTCATGGCGTGCTTGACGCCGTCTGCGATCTGGTCGGCCCCGGCCGCGCCGTCGCGGGCGCCGCAGGTCTGGGTGGTGGCGTAGGCCGCTGCGGCCGCTACCAGCACCGCCGGCCCCAGGTCGCCGCTGCTGCCGGGCTCAACGCTGACCGGCCCCAGCACGGCTGAGCACTCATCAGCCAGCGACACCGCCCGCGCCAGCTCGTCAGGCACCACCTGCAACACCACCAGGGACCACTCCAATCACACACCACCCCAAGGGGCACCAGTCACCCGTGCCGTGTCCTGGAGCGGTTTTGTAGGAATCAGGGAACGATGAGAAAACTAATCGTGCATCCAGAAAAAAGTAAGGGACCATCGGCCCGGCACCCCGGGGAGAACTCCCCATCAACACCCACCCCACCAGGCGCGCAACCCACCCCTGCGGCACAACCCCGCACAACCCCGACCCGGCACAACCCGGCACGACTCAGAAAGACCCGGGGAGCCTCAGGGTGGCCCCGGACGACTCACGACGCCTCAGGGCGCCTGCTCCCCGCCGCGGCGCACAGCCTCCAACATGAGCGTGGCCACATCAGCAACCCGCACGTCAGCCCCCTCAGAGGCGACACCATCGGAGAGCATCGTCGACCAGGCAGAGTCAGACCGGGCCAGCAAGCTCGTCGGAGGCGGCATCCAGCCCCATGACGGTCAGCCCCGCAGCCACCACCCACCTCAACACACGCCAACCAGCAGTCCCCACCCCCTCCTCCCCCGAGACTCAAGAACCGCTCATCAGGCTGAACAGCAGGGGGTCGGCAAAGTCGGTTTTAGGGGGTTGGTTGGGTCTGTAGGCTGATGGCTCGTTTGGGGCGTCTGGACAGGGATCTGGTGGTTGAGGCGATGGAGACGCCGGGCCCGAGGAAGAGGCGGATGAGGCTGATGGCCAGGTTCCTTAGGGCGGCCATGATCTCGGGGCCGTTGCGGGTGCTCAGCTGGTGACGGTCCTCGTCGAAGACCACGTCCCGGATCCAGTGGAGACGGTTCTCTATCCCCCAGTGCCCGCGGACCCAGGCCGCGACGGCCTCGGGCTGGGCGTCGGTCATGGGCAGGGAGCAGATCAGGTAGACCACCTCGACACGCTTGCGGCCTTTGACGGTTCGGGTGCGTCGGATCTGGATCACCTGGGCGGCGGCGGGGAAGTCCACCCGCTGAGGGGCCTCGAGGGCCTTGACGGTGCGCCGCACCCACCGACCGTGGCAGCGCTCGACCGAGGAGATGGACGGGACGTCCTTCCACGGCAGGGCCTTGAGCGTCCTGCGCAGGGTCTTCTGATTGCCCTTGACGGTGAACACGTAGTGACCACCACGCCGGGTGATCCACCGGGCGGTGTCCACCTGGGTGTGCATGGCGTCAGCGGTCACCACGACCCCGTCCAGGTCGAGGGGCTCAAGCAGAACCCTGAGTGCGGGGATCTCGTTGGACTTGCCGGCCACCCGCTCCTGGGTAAGCACGGCGCCCGTGGCGTGGTCCAAGGCGGCCAGGAGGTGCGGCGCCGGATCCTCGCCCCTGCGCGCTGCACGCATGGTCTTGCCGTCCACGGCGATCACTGTGCGGCCGTTGATGGTGCCGGTACGCGTGTAGAACCAGGTCATCAGATGGGCGTCGAGGTCTGCGGGGTCCAGGTCCTGGAGCACCCGTCGGATGGTGGACTCCGATGGAAGGGCCTGCCCCTCCTCCAGCCCCAGAGAGCGCAGGTCGGCGCCGGTCAGGTCGGTGGTGTGCTCCCATATCGCCGTCAGGCTCCGGCAGCCGGCCAGCACCCCGGTGACGGCCAGGGACAGGACCGTGGGCAGGCCTCAAGCGCACACCCCGCGAGCGTGTTCAATGGTTTGTGTAAGCCCCTCCGTTGGAAGGACCGACACTGATGACTGCTACTGATGACGACAACGCGACTCCTGCTGGTGGGCAGGATGTAGTCGACCGGCTGCGTTCGGCGGGGTCTTTGGACGGCTTGTTCGAGCAGATTGATGCCGGCCAGGTGAAGATGACCGGGGCTGATGGCCTGCTGCCGGCCCTGGTCAAGGAGGCCCTGGAGAGGGGCCTGGGCGCTGAGCTGACCGAGCACCTGGGATATGAAAAGGGCGAGTCGACCGCCCAGGCGCGCGGCAACGCCAGGAACGGGACCACGCCCAAGACGGTGGACTCCGAGGTGGGGCCTTTCGAGATCGAGGTTCCCCGGGACCGGGCCGGGACCTTCACCCCACGCCTGGTGCGTAAGGGCCAGCGCCGTCTGGACGGGCTGGATGCGATGATCATCAGCCTGTACGCCGGCGGAATTGAGAAGTGCGCGACATCCAGCACCACCTGGCCTCCACGCTCAGTGTGGAGCTGTCCGCAGGGACCATTTCGAAGATCACCGACGCGGTCGCTGACGCCGTCCTGGAGTGGCAGCGCCGCCCGCTGGACGAGTTCTACCCAGTGATCTACCTCGACGCGATCCGGGTCAAGGTCCGCGTCAATCACCGGGTCGCCTCCCGCTCGGCCCACATCGCGGTCGGGGTCGACATGGACGGGATCAAGCACGTGCCTTAAGGATCTGGGTCCAGGCCGAGGAAGGCGCCTCCTTCTGGGCGCACGTGTGCGCCGAGCTGGCCAACAGAGGCGTGAGCGACGTGCTGATCGTGTGCTGTGACGGGCTGACGGGCCTGCCCGAGGCGATCGAGGCGACCTGGCCCCAGACGACGGTCCAGACCTGCGTGGTCCACCTGATCCGGACCTCGATGCGGTTCGTGTCCTACGGGGACCGCAAGAAGGTCGCCGCCGCCCTCAAGGCCGTCTACACCGCCCCCAACGAGGAGGCCGCCTGGCAGGCCCTGACCGACTTCTCCGCCTCCGACCTGGGGGTCAAGTACCCCGAGACGGTGGCGACCTGGGAACGGGCCTGGGAGAGGTTCACGCCCTTCCTGGCCTTCCCGCCGATGCTCAGGCGCGTCATCTACACGACCAACAGCATCGAGTCGCTGAACTACCAGCTGCGCAAGGTCACCAAGAACCGCGGCCACTTCCCCAGCGATGAGGCAGCGGCCCGAGCTGCCGAAAGCTGGCCGGTCTGCGACACCCGTGGACAAACGAGCCCGAGAACGCGACAAAGAGAAAGGACTGCCACCCTCCAAGCGCAGAACCAAGGGCAAGCTCGTCGAAGGACAGATCACCACCGACCAGATACAAGGCCCTGGCCCAGCCCCGCCACCGCATACCCCGACCGATTCGCCCCCTACCTATAGAACCCGCTTACACAGAAAACTGGACAGGCTCCACCCCGCCGATCGCGGGGGTCGGTCACGTTCCTGAGAACCTGGACCAGGGGCTGGCGCGACAAGGCGGTCGTGGTGGAGGATGGCATCAGCGCGGGCTCCCAGGACGAGGGGATGACTAGACACCACTCATCGTCCCCACGGGGCCCGCGCCCCCGTCTCAACGACACACCAAACCCCGTCAAAGCCCCCGTCAGACCGGCTCATCCCTCATCACCCACCGACTTTGCCGACCCCCTGGGCTGAACAGCCCCGCAGAAAACCTGACGCAACGCAGCTCAAGCTGCGCTCACTTCCCCATCCAACCACCCTGTCACCCAAATAAATTCAGTGTATCCTCTCCCCATCACCCACTTTGAGAAGGAGGGCAACCCGTGGCAGACCACCAGGACGACGAAACTAACAAAGACGCAGCGCCACCCACTTCTCAAGCAGACGATCAACTCAGGCGAGGCAAAACGAAGAGACGCCTCATTCTAGGAATCATCGTAGCCACCCTCACCACCGCACTCTGCACCGCCGGATGGCTGTACTGGACCCATCCCACCACCACCAGCGTCCCCCTGCCAGCCGGCGTTGAGGAGGGCGAAGTAAGATACCTCAGTTGGGAAATTCCCGCACCTGAAACACGGCATGGAAGACTACATCCAGGTCTTCTGTACTCGAGAAGTCACCGGTGGGTCGGCACAGTGGCATGGAAACCGTTCCATGGAGCAGAACAGGACTATGAGATGCGCCTCGGCGAGAGTGTCCACATCGAGGGACTGGGAACAGTCACCCTCCTCGAAGTCAACGCACCCCCGATCATTCCAGAGATTAACTTCAGCAAAGACAGAAAAACTGGTGGATGGGACTACGTGGTGAACATCGTCCTTGATCCAGGACTCTCCCTGTGTACAAAAATCGACCCGTGCACACGGAAATAACACAGGAATTCGACATCACTCACTCTGGGTCTTCCCCAATGCTAGTCTGCGAGAAGTACCTCTCATAGTCTTCTCGACTTATCCTGATGAGTCCATTATCTGCATGTTCGGCTTCCGGTGTTGGATTCATCCCCCAGGGGTTCCTCAGTGTGACGTACTGATCATCAACTGCCACCACCGTATAAGCATGGGCGCTTTTCTCGCCGTCCTGAGTCTTATGTCCGCCCCCTAGAACTCGAGTACCCTCCTGGTCGAGCACCTCCCCGTGAGCCCCCTTGTTCTTGGTGTCGATCTTTCCGTCACCATTGGTGTCAGTGACGGCCCGGACAGTTGTGTTCTCCTTAATATCTTCAGCAGTCACCGCTACGACAGGACGCCCCTCATCGACGGCGCGATCAATGGTCGCCCACTCCTTGCCGGTATATTTGTGGTCCTCACCGGTGAACCAGCCGAAGAATCCTGGCCCACCTTCCGTGTCGACAACAGTAGCCGCATGTCCGGAAATTCGTTCCATCGCTTCGCTGGGGGGCCTATTGTTCAGCCCCTCCTCGCCGAACTTCTCCCCGTAGGCACGCTCATAGATACTCATAAGAGTAGGGCGCCCATACTCATCCGTACTGCCGTTGGCATAGTAGTCCCTCACTTCGACGTCGACGGGTTTGCCGTCGTCGTAGAGGGTGACGACGAAGCAGTTCTTGCCCTCGTCCCACCTGACGTGATCACGCAGGAACTGCTGGCCCTCCTCGGTCGCTGAATACCCTTGAAGAGTAACAAGCATAAAACAGTCAGGAATGATGGTCTGGTTGGCGTCAGGATCCCAGTCGCCCTTGCCGTCAGCCTGCTCCTTGAGGCGTTCAAGATCCTGCCCGAAACCACGCTTGTCCTTAGCGGCGTCATTCCCGCCGCCCTTACCCTTGGCACTGGCAGCACGGTCCGAACCTCCTGCCCCGGTGGTCAGTGAGGTGGCGGTGTGGGTGGCGGCCATGTCGACGGTGCTCAGCAGGCCGTCGAAGGCCGAGGTGATCGTGGCGGCCAGGACCTCGCAGGCCGGCGCGGTCGCGGGGCTGGCGATAGCGGTCACCAGCAGGCGAGCCGCCTGGACGCGCAGCTCGGCGGCCATCGCGTGGGCTCGCTCCAGCACCCCGGCGTAGGTGTCCAGCACCCCGGCGTAGGTGTCCAGCACCCCGGCGCCGCGGTCCAGCTCCCCGACCGTGGCGCCAAGTCCGCCGGCCAGGGACGAGGCGGCAGCGGCAAAGGCCTGCGCACTGGCCCCCTGCCACGACGGCGTCGCCGCCCCAGCAGACTCCATCAGCCCCGCCCCCTCAGACACGGTGGCCCCCGACCTGCGCCACGAGGCCGCCAACGACCTCACCCCACCCGCCGAGCCAGGAACCTGCGTACCAATCACCCTCGTCAGACCGGCCAGCCCCGCACTCACCGACCACCCCCAGACCACACACGTCTTCACAAGCCGGGAGCACGATCCGCCACGCCATCAGAGACCACTCCTTCGCTCAGCCCCACCGAGCGCACGAGACGCACTGAACCTGAGCGGTATTACAGAAATCAGGGAACGAGAGAAATTTAATTTCAGACTCAGTAGAAATATCGGGACCAACGACCCGCCCTTGGGGACAACCTTCCAACGCTCCGAGCACCGCGCCATCGAGCCGGGCACTTCTCGCGCAGCCGGACAGAAAAACGGTAGGGCTACGCGAAAAACGCCCGGCTCGGCGCAGAAGGTTCAGAACAGCGCCGGCAGGACGCCGTCGACGTCGGCTCCGAGCTCAGCCAGGTCCAGGACGAGGGGCCGGCCGGCACCGCCGTCGGAGAGCAGGTCGCTGCCGGCCACGACCAGCAGGTCACCACCGGTGGTCCCCAGGCGGGCCACGGCGACGTCCTCGGCCTCGGCTGCCGCGATCATGGCGGGCACGAGCTCCTCGCGCACCGCGACGATCGCGCGGGCCCCAGACTCGGAGAACAGGGCGGTGAAGTCGTCCACGCCCTCCTCCTGGATCGCGGTCAGGTCCACGCTGGCGCCGACGCCGCAGCGCAGGCAGGAGTCCACGAGGGTCTGGATGAGCCCGCCGGCCGAGCAGTCGTGGGCGGCGCGCACCAGCGGCTCGCCGTCGGGTTCCTCGGCCTCACTGAGGGCCAGCAGGACGCGGCCCAGCGCCATCTCCGCCTCGAGGTCCACGCGCGGGGGCCGCCCACCAAGGTGGTCGTGAACCACTCGGGACCAGGCCGAGCCGTCGAGCTCGTCGGCGGTGGCGCCCAGGGCCATGATGGCCAGGCCCTCCTCGTGCCAGCCCGAGGGGTTGGCACGGCGCACGTCGTCCATGACGCCCAGGACGCCGACGACCGGTGTGGGGTTGATCGAGGAGTCGATCTGCCCCTTGACCTTGCCGTGGGAGTTGTAGAGGGAGACGTTGCCGCCGGTGACCGGCACGCCCATGACGGCGCAGGCGTCGGCCAGTCCGGTGATGGCCTCGACGAGCTGCCACATGGCGTCGGGGTCCTCCGGGGAGCCGAAGTTGAGGCAGTCGGTGACGGCCAGGGGCCGGGCACCCACGGTGCACACGTTGCGGTAGGACTCGGCCAGGGCCTGGGCGGCGCCGGTGGCGGGGTCGAGCTTGGTGAAGCGGCCGTTGGCGTCGGTGGCGATGGCCACGCCGCGGCCGGTGGCCTCGTCGACGCGGATGACACCAGCGTCGTCGGGCTGGCACAAGGCGGTGTCACCGCGCACGAACCGGTCGTACTGGTTGGTCACCCAGGCGGTTGAGGCCTGGTTGGGGCTCACGACGACGGCGCGCACCTGCTCGGCGATCTCCTCGGCATTCTCGGGCCGGGCCAGGCGCTCGGTGGTGTCGGCGTTGAGCTCGTCCTGCCAGGCGGGGCGGGCGTAAGGGCGCTCGTAGGTGGGGCCCTCGTGGGCCACGGTGCGCGGGTCGACGTCGACGATCCGCTCCCCGAAGTGGTCGATGGTCAGGCGGCCCGAGCCGTTGACCTCGCCGATGACGGCGGCCTCGACGTCCCACTTGTCGATGACAGCCATGAACTCCTCAAGCTTGTCCGGCGCGACGACGGCCATCATGCGCTCCTGGGACTCGCTCATGAGGATCTCGCCGGCGGTCAGGGTGGGGTCGCGCAGCAGCACCTTCTCCAGGTCGACGTGCATGCCGCCGTCGCCGTTGGAGGCCAGCTCGGATGTGGCGCAGGAGATGCCGGCGGCGCCCAGGTCCTGGATGCCCAGGACCAGCCCGGCCCTGAACAGGTCCAGGCAGCACTCGATGAGGACCTTCTCCATGAAGGGGTCGCCCACCTGGACGCTGGGGCGCTTGGCGGGCATGCCGTCCTCGAAAGACTCGGACGCCAGGATGGAGGCCCCGCCGATGCCGTCGCCGCCGGTGCGCGCCCCGAAGAGCACGACCTTGTTGCCGGCGCCCGTGGCGTTGGCCAGGTGGATGTCCTCGTGGCGCAGTACGCCCACGCACAGGGCGTTGACCAGCGGGTTCTCCTGGTAGGAGGAGTCGAACTCGGTCTCACCGCCGATGTTGGGCAGCCCCAGGGAGTTGCCGTAGGTGCCCACGCCGGCCACGACGCCGTGGACGACGCGCGCGGTGTCGGGGTGGTCGACGGCGCCGAAGCGCAGCTGGTCCATGACGGCCACGGGCCGCGCCCCCATGGAGATGATGTCGCGCACGATGCCGCCCACGCCGGTGGCGGCCCCCTGGTAGGGCTCGACGTAGCTGGGGTGGTTGTGGGACTCGACCTTGTAAGTCACCGCCCAGCCGTCGCCGATGTCGACGACGCCGGCGTTCTCGCCCATGCCGACCAGCAGGTGCTCGCGCATCTCGGGGGTGGTCTTGGCGCCGAACTGGCGCAGGTGGATCTTGGAGGACTTGTAGGAGCAGTGCTCGGACCACATGACCGAGTACATGGCCAGCTCGGCGTTCGTGGGGCGCCGTCCCAGCAGCTCGCGAATGGACTCGTACTCGTCGGCCTTGAGCCCCAGCTCCTTCCAGGGCATCTCCCGCTCGGGGGTCGCGGCGGCGTCGGCAACGGTGTCGGGGTGGTGGGCTGGGATCGCGGGCTCGGGCGCCATGGGTGCTCCTGGTCGAAGAGGGAGTGCGGCCGGGCCAAGCCTACCCGCGCCCCACGGCGCCCCACATCAGCAGCGCACCGGGCTCCGCCCCGTCCACGGCGCCGCCACCGCGCCCCGCCCGGGTCCCACCCGCGCCCCGACCGGGCCACGCCCGGGCGGCCTGGAATCCGGCCGAGAAATATGGAGAAACGGCAACGAGACGCCACGCCCACGCTCAAAGTGCTGCGACTCACACGATTTCGGGGGAAGATCATGGCATGAGAGACATCGACGTCGCCCCGCTGCCCCTGTCGCACCTGGAGAGCCACCTGGACGAGGTGGCCGTCAGACGGCTGCAAACGAGCCTGACGGGCGCCGAGGCCCTGCTGGAGGGACGCACCGTGTGGACGGTGACGCCGTCGGCCGCCGCGGGCTCGGGACCAGCGGAGACGGTCGCGCCCCTCGTGGGCTACGCCCTGGGCGCCGGCCTCGACGTGCGCTGGCTGAGCCTGGACGCCCCCGAGGAGTTCACCCAGATCGCGGCCCGCCTGCACGCCGGTATCCACGGCGACCGCGGCGACGGCGGCAAGCTCGGGGACAAGCAGCGCGACATCTACGAGCACGTCCTGTCCTCCAACGCGGAGAACATCGTTGACGAGGTCCGTCCCGACGACGTCGTCATCCTCCACGACCCGCCCACGGCGGGCCTGGCCAAGGCTCTCAAGGCCGTGGGCGCCACGGTCATCTGGCGCTGCCACGCAGGCGCCGAGGGGGCCGGCGAGGCCGCCGACTACGCCTGGGCCTTCCTGGACCGCTACCTGGAGGACGTCGACCTCGTCGTCGTCTCCCGGCCCGAGTACCGCCCGCCCTATATCGAGGCCGAGCGCTGCGCGGTTCTGGCCCCCTCGATCGACGCCGACTCCCCCAAGAACCGGGTTCTCGACCTGGACGAGGCCTGGTCGGTGGCGCGCCTGTCCGGGATCTTCGCCGGCGAGCCGCCCTTCGAGGCCGTGCCCTTCATGCGTCACGACGGGCGCGCTGACGCCTTCCGCGGCCTGGCCGACGACCCGGTCCTGGCTGGCGGACCGGTGCCGCTGGGGGCCCGCGTCATCACCCAGGTCAACCGGTGGGACCGTCTCAAGGGTGGCCTGGAGCTGGTGGAGGCCTTCGCCGACAACATCGCCATCCTGCCCGAGGACGCCCACCTTCTGCTGATCGGCCCCACCCCGGACGGGCCCGAGTCGCAGGCCGCCCTCACCCAGATCATTGAGCGCTGCTCGGTGCTGCCCGACTCGGTCGCCTCGCGGATCCACGTGGCCGCGGTGAGCATGGAGGACCGGGAGGTCAACGCCACCGTCGTCAACGCCGTCCAGCGGGTCAGCTCGGTGGTCACCCAGCGCTCCCTCATCGAGGCCTTCGGACTGACGGTGGCCGAGGCGATGTGGAAGAAGGCCCCGGTGGTGGCCTCCGCGGTGGGCGGTATCCGCGACCAGATCGACGACGGCGTCGACGGCGTCCTGGTCAACCCTGCCGACGGCGTCGCCTGGGCCGAGGCCGTGCGCGACCTGCTGCTCTTCCCCGAGCGGGCCCAGGAGATGGGGCTGGCCGCGCACGAGTCCGTGCGCCGGGAGTTCCTGTCCAACCGCCACCTGCAGGACCTCCTGCAGATCGTGGCCGACCTGGTGGGCTAGCGGCTGACCGGCTGACGGCACCGGCAGGCCCGAGCAGATCCGGCTCGGGACAGGCCTCGTTCCCACTCGGTCCAGAGGACCAGTCACAATACGGTTCGCCACCCCGAAGGAGATGACATCACTATCTACAAATATTCATGAGTACATGTGGGTATTTGTGCTAGAGTGAAGTCATCGACCTGAGGAGGAGCGCGTGGGAGCAGCGGAGGTGATTG includes the following:
- a CDS encoding C2 family cysteine protease; this translates as MTEGASLMSSAKAATPSWQGASAQAFAAAAASLAGGLGATVGELDRGAGVLDTYAGVLERAHAMAAELRLQAARLLVTAIASPATAPACNALATTITSAFNNLLTTIDTAATHTATSLTTSTSTQSRNSGTTAKAGAPKGHIKGPLDWTMQLWSTLLETRPFSDEDIRRLREQADGNADWDKDANQGGIGDCYLLASLQGYSQTEEGQQLLRDHVRWDKAKNCFVVTLYDNGKPVYVEVNDYYSDGSKDSQGRPTLMSLYERAYGKYFGYRDLDDGGTPGEDGMEAVADADTRVIGTMEIPVLGGNIPLHKYSSKDWENMEQAVKEGEVVVGSTSGGDFSRGDTVEAASDTNGDGKIDTENPGSNGKAPDKEGDYRIVGGDYDHDPKTDPSSHAYTVVDIDDNYVTLRNPWGENHASGGSEDGGLIRITREDYEKYFEHTIIGQVP
- a CDS encoding ISAs1 family transposase, yielding MPTVLSLAVTGVLAGCRSLTAIWEHTTDLTGADLRSLGLEEGQALPSESTIRRVLQDLDPADLDAHLMTWFYTRTGTINGRTVIAVDGKTMRAARRGEDPAPHLLAALDHATGAVLTQERVAGKSNEIPALRVLLEPLDLDGVVVTADAMHTQVDTARWITRRGGHYVFTVKGNQKTLRRTLKALPWKDVPSISSVERCHGRWVRRTVKALEAPQRVDFPAAAQVIQIRRTRTVKGRKRVEVVYLICSLPMTDAQPEAVAAWVRGHWGIENRLHWIRDVVFDEDRHQLSTRNGPEIMAALRNLAISLIRLFLGPGVSIASTTRSLSRRPKRAISLQTQPTP
- a CDS encoding cysteine protease, translating into MLDTYAGVLDTYAGVLERAHAMAAELRVQAARLLVTAIASPATAPACEVLAATITSAFDGLLSTVDMAATHTATSLTTGAGGSDRAASAKGKGGGNDAAKDKRGFGQDLERLKEQADGKGDWDPDANQTIIPDCFMLVTLQGYSATEEGQQFLRDHVRWDEGKNCFVVTLYDDGKPVDVEVRDYYANGSTDEYGRPTLMSIYERAYGEKFGEEGLNNRPPSEAMERISGHAATVVDTEGGPGFFGWFTGEDHKYTGKEWATIDRAVDEGRPVVAVTAEDIKENTTVRAVTDTNGDGKIDTKNKGAHGEVLDQEGTRVLGGGHKTQDGEKSAHAYTVVAVDDQYVTLRNPWGMNPTPEAEHADNGLIRISREDYERYFSQTSIGEDPE
- the purL gene encoding phosphoribosylformylglycinamidine synthase subunit PurL: MAPEPAIPAHHPDTVADAAATPEREMPWKELGLKADEYESIRELLGRRPTNAELAMYSVMWSEHCSYKSSKIHLRQFGAKTTPEMREHLLVGMGENAGVVDIGDGWAVTYKVESHNHPSYVEPYQGAATGVGGIVRDIISMGARPVAVMDQLRFGAVDHPDTARVVHGVVAGVGTYGNSLGLPNIGGETEFDSSYQENPLVNALCVGVLRHEDIHLANATGAGNKVVLFGARTGGDGIGGASILASESFEDGMPAKRPSVQVGDPFMEKVLIECCLDLFRAGLVLGIQDLGAAGISCATSELASNGDGGMHVDLEKVLLRDPTLTAGEILMSESQERMMAVVAPDKLEEFMAVIDKWDVEAAVIGEVNGSGRLTIDHFGERIVDVDPRTVAHEGPTYERPYARPAWQDELNADTTERLARPENAEEIAEQVRAVVVSPNQASTAWVTNQYDRFVRGDTALCQPDDAGVIRVDEATGRGVAIATDANGRFTKLDPATGAAQALAESYRNVCTVGARPLAVTDCLNFGSPEDPDAMWQLVEAITGLADACAVMGVPVTGGNVSLYNSHGKVKGQIDSSINPTPVVGVLGVMDDVRRANPSGWHEEGLAIMALGATADELDGSAWSRVVHDHLGGRPPRVDLEAEMALGRVLLALSEAEEPDGEPLVRAAHDCSAGGLIQTLVDSCLRCGVGASVDLTAIQEEGVDDFTALFSESGARAIVAVREELVPAMIAAAEAEDVAVARLGTTGGDLLVVAGSDLLSDGGAGRPLVLDLAELGADVDGVLPALF
- a CDS encoding glycosyltransferase, yielding MRDIDVAPLPLSHLESHLDEVAVRRLQTSLTGAEALLEGRTVWTVTPSAAAGSGPAETVAPLVGYALGAGLDVRWLSLDAPEEFTQIAARLHAGIHGDRGDGGKLGDKQRDIYEHVLSSNAENIVDEVRPDDVVILHDPPTAGLAKALKAVGATVIWRCHAGAEGAGEAADYAWAFLDRYLEDVDLVVVSRPEYRPPYIEAERCAVLAPSIDADSPKNRVLDLDEAWSVARLSGIFAGEPPFEAVPFMRHDGRADAFRGLADDPVLAGGPVPLGARVITQVNRWDRLKGGLELVEAFADNIAILPEDAHLLLIGPTPDGPESQAALTQIIERCSVLPDSVASRIHVAAVSMEDREVNATVVNAVQRVSSVVTQRSLIEAFGLTVAEAMWKKAPVVASAVGGIRDQIDDGVDGVLVNPADGVAWAEAVRDLLLFPERAQEMGLAAHESVRREFLSNRHLQDLLQIVADLVG